Proteins co-encoded in one Cupriavidus nantongensis genomic window:
- a CDS encoding substrate-binding domain-containing protein: MIRISIQPHLQIRDDARPGAESLDVSRLVALLGHIGESGSISQSAQAVSLSYRYAWGILRDAEALFGGPLIDKTRGRGSALTPLAQQLVWASKRIGARLSPTLDSLASELEIELKKLMAQPEATARLHASHGFAVAALRDFLDEQQVRHDLKYCGSVEAVAALAEGACDIAGFHVPVGEFEHGMWRHFTTWLKPETHCLVHLAVRSQGLFVRPGNPLGIHTLEDLTRREVRFVNRQVGSGTRLLLDLMLAARGIDGARIEGYSNGEFTHAAVAAYIGSGMADVGFGVETAARRFGLAFVPVIKERYFFAIERAKLRSAALAGAVGALTSEAFRQRVNALPGYDGTLTGTVQTLAEAFPDYRDTPPR, encoded by the coding sequence ATGATCCGCATCTCGATCCAACCCCACCTGCAGATCCGGGACGACGCCCGGCCGGGCGCCGAGTCGCTGGACGTGTCGCGCCTGGTGGCCCTGCTCGGCCATATCGGCGAATCCGGCAGCATCAGCCAGTCGGCCCAGGCGGTGTCGCTGTCGTACCGCTATGCCTGGGGCATCCTGCGCGATGCCGAGGCGCTGTTCGGCGGCCCGCTGATCGACAAGACCCGCGGGCGCGGCAGCGCGCTGACGCCGCTGGCGCAGCAGCTGGTGTGGGCCAGCAAGCGGATCGGCGCGCGGCTGTCGCCGACACTGGACAGCCTGGCGTCCGAGCTGGAGATCGAGCTGAAGAAGCTGATGGCGCAGCCCGAGGCCACGGCGCGGCTGCATGCCAGCCACGGCTTCGCGGTGGCGGCGCTGCGCGACTTCCTCGACGAGCAGCAGGTGCGGCACGACCTGAAGTACTGCGGCAGCGTCGAGGCCGTGGCGGCGCTGGCCGAAGGCGCCTGCGACATCGCCGGCTTCCATGTGCCGGTGGGCGAGTTCGAGCACGGCATGTGGCGCCACTTCACCACCTGGCTCAAGCCCGAGACCCACTGCCTGGTGCATCTCGCGGTGCGCAGCCAGGGACTGTTCGTGCGGCCGGGCAACCCGCTCGGCATCCACACGCTCGAGGACCTGACCCGGCGCGAAGTGCGCTTCGTCAACCGGCAGGTCGGCTCCGGCACGCGGCTGCTGCTGGACCTGATGCTGGCGGCGCGCGGCATCGACGGCGCGCGCATCGAGGGCTACAGCAACGGGGAATTCACCCACGCGGCGGTGGCGGCCTATATCGGCAGCGGCATGGCCGACGTCGGCTTCGGCGTCGAGACCGCGGCGCGCCGCTTCGGGCTGGCCTTCGTGCCGGTAATCAAGGAGCGCTACTTCTTTGCGATCGAGCGCGCCAAGCTGCGCAGCGCAGCGCTCGCCGGTGCGGTCGGCGCGCTGACCAGCGAGGCCTTCCGCCAGCGCGTCAATGCGCTGCCCGGCTATGACGGCACCCTGACCGGCACCGTGCAGACCCTGGCCGAAGCCTTCCCGGACTACCGCGACACGCCGCCGCGCTAG
- a CDS encoding formate dehydrogenase subunit gamma — MPDIAPHAPRASGAAASPDAAHIAAIVAARQHMPGALLPILHEIQDTQGFIPDTAVPVIARALNLSRAEVHGVITFYHHFRQQPAGRHVVQVCRAEACQAVGAEALAEHAQRALGCGFHETSADGQVTLEPVYCLGQCACGPAVMVGEQLHGYVDAARFDALVRALRASPNPATPATPAETEAQA; from the coding sequence ATGCCAGACATCGCCCCCCACGCACCCCGTGCCTCCGGTGCCGCGGCATCGCCCGATGCCGCGCACATCGCCGCCATCGTCGCGGCACGCCAGCACATGCCGGGCGCCTTGCTGCCGATCCTGCACGAGATCCAGGACACCCAGGGCTTTATTCCCGACACCGCCGTGCCCGTGATCGCGCGCGCGCTGAACCTGTCGCGCGCCGAGGTGCATGGCGTGATCACCTTCTACCATCACTTCCGCCAGCAGCCCGCCGGCCGCCACGTGGTGCAGGTGTGCCGCGCCGAGGCGTGCCAGGCGGTCGGCGCCGAGGCGCTGGCCGAGCACGCGCAGCGCGCGCTGGGCTGCGGCTTCCATGAAACCAGCGCGGACGGGCAGGTGACGCTGGAGCCGGTCTATTGCCTGGGCCAGTGCGCCTGCGGCCCGGCAGTGATGGTCGGCGAGCAACTGCACGGCTATGTCGATGCGGCGCGCTTCGACGCGCTGGTGCGCGCGCTGCGCGCGTCGCCCAACCCGGCCACCCCGGCCACCCCGGCAGAAACGGAGGCGCAGGCATGA
- a CDS encoding formate dehydrogenase beta subunit has translation MSKVTTLFVPRDSTALALGADEVARAIASEAAARGEAVRIVRNGSRGMFWLEPLVEVQTDAGRVAYGPVGAADVPGLFDAGLLQGGAHALAHGPTDEIPFLQRQERLTFARVGITDPLSLDDYRAHEGYAGLERALAMPPAAIVQEVTDSGLRGRGGAAFPTGIKWKTVLGARSATKYIVCNADEGDSGTFSDRMVMEDDPFMLIEGMTIAGLAVGAEQGYIYCRSEYPHAIAVLESAIGIASAAGWLGDDIRGSGRRFHLKVRKGAGAYVCGEETALLESLEGRRGVVRAKPPLPALKGLFGQPTVINNVISLATVPVILARGAQYYRDFGMGRSRGTLPFQLAGNIKRGGLVEKAFGVTLRELLVDYGGGTRSGRAIRAVQVGGPLGAYLPESRFDVPLDYEAYAAFGGVVGHGGIVVFDETVDMAKQARYAMEFCAIESCGKCTPCRIGSTRGVEVMDRIIAGEQPVRHVQLVRDLCDTMLNGSLCAMGGMTPYPVLSALNEFPEDFGLASNPARAA, from the coding sequence ATGAGCAAGGTCACCACTCTCTTCGTGCCGCGCGATTCCACCGCGCTGGCGCTGGGCGCAGACGAGGTCGCGCGCGCGATCGCCAGCGAAGCCGCCGCGCGCGGCGAAGCCGTGCGCATCGTGCGCAACGGTTCGCGCGGCATGTTCTGGCTCGAGCCGCTGGTCGAGGTGCAGACCGATGCCGGCCGCGTGGCCTATGGTCCGGTCGGCGCGGCCGACGTGCCGGGGCTGTTCGATGCCGGCCTGCTGCAGGGCGGCGCGCACGCGCTGGCGCACGGCCCGACCGACGAGATCCCGTTCCTGCAGCGGCAGGAGCGCCTGACCTTCGCCCGCGTCGGCATCACCGACCCGCTGTCGCTGGACGACTACCGCGCGCACGAGGGCTACGCCGGCCTGGAACGCGCGCTGGCGATGCCGCCCGCCGCGATCGTGCAGGAGGTCACCGACTCCGGCCTGCGCGGCCGCGGCGGCGCGGCGTTCCCGACCGGCATCAAGTGGAAGACCGTGCTCGGTGCCCGGTCCGCAACCAAGTACATCGTCTGCAACGCCGACGAAGGCGACTCCGGCACGTTCTCCGACCGCATGGTGATGGAAGACGATCCCTTCATGCTGATCGAAGGCATGACCATCGCCGGCCTGGCGGTGGGTGCGGAGCAGGGCTACATCTACTGCCGCTCCGAGTACCCGCATGCGATCGCCGTGCTGGAAAGCGCGATCGGCATCGCCAGCGCCGCGGGCTGGCTCGGCGACGACATCCGCGGCAGCGGCCGGCGCTTTCATCTCAAAGTGCGCAAGGGCGCCGGCGCCTATGTCTGCGGCGAGGAAACCGCGCTGCTGGAGAGCCTGGAAGGCCGGCGCGGCGTGGTGCGCGCCAAGCCGCCGCTGCCGGCGCTGAAGGGCCTGTTCGGCCAGCCCACGGTGATCAACAACGTGATCTCGCTGGCCACGGTGCCGGTGATCCTGGCGCGCGGCGCGCAGTACTACCGCGACTTCGGCATGGGCCGCTCGCGCGGCACGCTGCCGTTCCAGCTGGCCGGCAACATCAAGCGTGGCGGGCTGGTGGAGAAAGCGTTCGGCGTCACGCTGCGCGAGCTGCTGGTCGACTACGGCGGCGGCACCCGCAGCGGCCGCGCGATCCGCGCGGTGCAGGTGGGCGGGCCGCTGGGCGCCTACCTGCCCGAGTCGCGCTTCGACGTGCCGCTGGACTACGAAGCCTATGCCGCGTTCGGCGGCGTGGTCGGCCACGGCGGCATCGTGGTGTTCGACGAGACCGTCGACATGGCGAAGCAGGCGCGCTACGCGATGGAGTTCTGCGCGATCGAATCGTGCGGCAAATGCACGCCGTGCCGGATCGGCTCGACCCGCGGCGTCGAAGTGATGGACCGCATCATCGCCGGCGAGCAGCCGGTGCGGCATGTGCAGCTGGTGCGCGACCTGTGCGACACCATGCTCAACGGCTCGCTGTGCGCGATGGGCGGCATGACGCCGTACCCGGTGCTGTCCGCGCTGAACGAATTCCCCGAGGACTTCGGCCTCGCATCCAATCCGGCCAGGGCCGCCTGA
- the fdhF gene encoding formate dehydrogenase subunit alpha gives MNARNEIDFGTPASPSAELVTLEVDGVSVTVPAGTSVMRAAMEAQIAVPKLCATDSLEAFGSCRLCLVEIEGRRGYPASCTTPVEAGMKVKTQSDKLADLRRGVMELYISDHPLDCLTCPTNGNCELQDMAGVVGLREVRYNDGGPQAASSVPTATHTRMEKDESNPYFTYDPSKCIVCNRCVRACEETQGTFALTISGRGFDSRVSPGTSQPFMESDCVSCGACVQACPTATLTETSVIRLGQPSHSTVTTCAYCGVGCSFKAEMKGNEVVRMVPYKDGKANEGHACVKGRFAWGYATHKDRILKPMIRAKITDPWREVSWEEAIDYAASEFKRIQAQHGKDSIGGIVSSRCTNEEGYLVQKLVRAAFGNNNVDTCARVCHSPTGYGLKQTLGESAGTQTFKSVEKADVIMVIGANPTDGHPVFASRMKKRLRAGARLIVVDPRRIDLVDSPHIRADFHLQLRPGTNVALVTSLAHVIVTEGLLNEGFIAERCEDRAFGQWRDFVALPENSPEAMESVTGIPADQLRGAARLYATGGNAAIYYGLGVTEHAQGSTTVMGIANLAMATGNIGREGVGVNPLRGQNNVQGSCDIGSFPHELPGYRHVSDSTVRGLFEDAWKVEISPEPGLRIPNMFEAALAGSFKGLYCQGEDIVQSDPNTQHVSEALSSMECIVVQDIFLNETAKYAHVFLPGSSFLEKDGTFTNAERRISRVRKVMPPKARYADWEATMLLANALGYPMDYQHPSEIMDEIARLTPTFAGVSYQRLEELGSIQWPCNADAPEGTPTMHIDAFVRGKGKFIITKYVPTTEKVTRAFPLILTTGRILSQYNVGAQTRRTDNVHWHAEDRLEIHPHDAEERGIKDGDWVGVQSRAGDTVLRAIVSERMQPGVVYTTFHFPESGANVITTDNSDWATNCPEYKVTAVQVLPVAQPSAWQRQYQDFNATQLRLLEAASADPAQAAG, from the coding sequence ATGAATGCCCGCAACGAGATTGATTTCGGCACACCCGCCAGCCCATCGGCCGAACTGGTCACCCTGGAGGTCGACGGCGTCAGCGTTACCGTGCCGGCCGGCACCTCGGTGATGCGCGCCGCGATGGAGGCGCAGATCGCCGTGCCCAAGCTGTGCGCCACCGACAGCCTGGAAGCCTTCGGCTCGTGCCGGCTGTGCCTGGTCGAGATCGAGGGGCGGCGCGGCTATCCGGCCTCGTGCACCACGCCGGTGGAAGCCGGCATGAAGGTCAAGACCCAGAGCGACAAGCTCGCCGACCTGCGCCGCGGCGTGATGGAGCTGTATATCTCCGACCACCCGCTCGATTGCCTGACCTGCCCCACCAACGGCAATTGCGAGCTGCAGGACATGGCCGGCGTGGTCGGCCTGCGCGAGGTGCGCTACAACGACGGCGGCCCGCAGGCCGCATCGAGCGTGCCGACCGCGACGCACACGCGGATGGAGAAGGACGAGTCCAATCCTTACTTCACCTACGATCCCTCCAAGTGCATCGTCTGCAACCGCTGCGTGCGCGCCTGCGAGGAAACCCAGGGCACCTTCGCGCTGACCATCAGTGGACGCGGCTTCGATTCGCGCGTCTCGCCCGGCACCAGCCAGCCGTTCATGGAGTCGGACTGCGTCTCGTGCGGCGCCTGCGTGCAGGCCTGCCCGACCGCGACGCTGACCGAGACTTCCGTCATCAGGCTGGGCCAGCCCTCGCACAGCACCGTGACCACCTGCGCCTATTGCGGCGTGGGCTGTTCGTTCAAGGCCGAGATGAAGGGCAATGAAGTGGTGCGCATGGTGCCGTACAAGGACGGCAAGGCCAACGAGGGCCACGCCTGCGTCAAGGGCCGCTTTGCCTGGGGCTACGCCACGCACAAGGACCGCATCCTCAAGCCGATGATCCGGGCGAAGATCACCGACCCGTGGCGCGAGGTGTCGTGGGAAGAGGCGATCGACTATGCCGCGTCCGAATTCAAGCGCATCCAGGCACAGCACGGCAAGGACTCGATCGGCGGCATCGTGTCGTCGCGCTGCACCAACGAAGAAGGCTACCTGGTGCAGAAGCTGGTGCGCGCCGCGTTCGGCAACAACAACGTCGACACCTGCGCGCGCGTGTGCCATTCGCCGACCGGCTACGGGCTGAAGCAGACCCTGGGCGAATCGGCCGGCACGCAGACCTTCAAGTCGGTCGAGAAGGCCGACGTGATCATGGTGATCGGCGCCAACCCGACCGACGGCCACCCGGTCTTTGCCTCGCGCATGAAGAAGCGCCTGCGCGCGGGCGCCAGGCTGATCGTGGTCGACCCGCGCCGCATCGACCTGGTCGATTCGCCGCATATCCGCGCCGACTTCCACCTGCAGCTGCGCCCCGGCACCAACGTCGCGCTGGTGACGTCGCTGGCGCACGTGATCGTCACCGAAGGGCTGCTCAACGAAGGCTTTATCGCCGAGCGCTGCGAGGACCGCGCGTTCGGGCAGTGGCGCGACTTTGTCGCGCTGCCGGAGAACTCGCCCGAGGCCATGGAGAGCGTGACGGGCATTCCCGCCGACCAGCTGCGCGGCGCAGCGCGCCTGTACGCGACCGGCGGCAACGCCGCGATCTACTACGGCCTGGGCGTGACCGAGCATGCGCAAGGCTCGACCACCGTGATGGGCATCGCCAACCTCGCCATGGCCACCGGCAATATCGGCCGCGAGGGCGTGGGCGTGAACCCGCTGCGCGGGCAGAACAATGTGCAGGGCTCGTGCGATATCGGCTCGTTCCCGCATGAACTGCCGGGCTATCGCCATGTGTCGGACTCGACCGTGCGCGGCCTGTTCGAAGATGCCTGGAAGGTCGAGATCAGCCCCGAGCCTGGCCTGCGCATTCCCAACATGTTCGAGGCCGCGCTGGCGGGCAGCTTCAAGGGCCTGTACTGCCAGGGCGAGGACATCGTGCAGTCGGACCCGAACACGCAGCACGTGTCCGAGGCGCTGTCGTCGATGGAATGCATCGTGGTGCAGGACATCTTCCTGAACGAGACCGCCAAGTACGCGCACGTGTTCCTGCCGGGCTCATCCTTCCTGGAAAAGGACGGCACCTTTACCAACGCCGAGCGCCGCATCTCGCGCGTGCGCAAGGTAATGCCGCCCAAGGCGCGCTATGCCGACTGGGAGGCCACCATGCTGCTGGCCAATGCGCTCGGCTATCCGATGGACTACCAGCATCCGTCCGAGATCATGGACGAGATCGCGCGGCTGACGCCGACCTTCGCCGGCGTCAGCTACCAGCGCCTGGAGGAGTTGGGCAGCATCCAGTGGCCGTGCAATGCCGACGCGCCCGAAGGCACGCCGACCATGCATATCGACGCCTTCGTGCGCGGCAAGGGCAAGTTCATCATCACCAAATACGTGCCCACCACCGAGAAGGTCACGCGCGCCTTCCCGCTGATCCTGACCACCGGTCGCATCCTGTCGCAGTACAACGTCGGCGCGCAGACGCGGCGCACCGACAACGTCCACTGGCATGCCGAGGACCGGCTCGAGATCCATCCGCACGACGCCGAAGAGCGCGGCATCAAGGACGGCGACTGGGTCGGGGTGCAGAGCCGCGCCGGCGACACCGTGCTGCGCGCCATCGTCAGCGAGCGCATGCAGCCGGGCGTGGTCTACACCACATTCCACTTCCCCGAGTCGGGCGCCAACGTGATCACCACCGACAACTCCGACTGGGCCACCAACTGCCCCGAGTACAAGGTCACCGCGGTGCAGGTGCTGCCGGTGGCGCAGCCGTCGGCATGGCAGCGCCAGTACCAGGACTTCAACGCCACGCAGCTGCGGCTGCTGGAGGCGGCCAGCGCCGACCCGGCGCAGGCCGCGGGCTGA
- the fdhD gene encoding formate dehydrogenase accessory sulfurtransferase FdhD, which yields MMRCMQSPQRDPAAAEDAATVTHSTFAVNRWRGGELMLGPDEVAEEVPVALEYNGISHAVMLATPADLEDFALGFSLSEGIVGSAGEVYDIEIDAREHGIAVQLEIASEAFMRLKGRRRALAGRTGCGLCGTESLEQVMRTPAPVHSTASFHTDVIQAAFVQLQLRQALQRHTGATHAAAWLRADGHVSLVREDVGRHNALDKLAGALARSGEDIAGGAVLVTSRASYEMVLKTAAIGAGVLAAVSAPTALAVRLAEQANITLAGFVRAGAHVVYAHPQRLQHGSTQESLA from the coding sequence ATGATGCGCTGCATGCAGTCGCCGCAACGCGATCCGGCCGCGGCCGAGGACGCCGCAACCGTGACCCACAGCACCTTCGCCGTCAACCGCTGGCGCGGCGGCGAGCTGATGCTGGGGCCCGACGAAGTGGCCGAGGAGGTGCCGGTGGCGCTAGAGTACAACGGCATCTCGCATGCGGTGATGCTGGCGACGCCGGCCGACCTGGAAGACTTCGCGCTCGGCTTCAGCCTGAGCGAAGGCATCGTCGGCAGCGCGGGCGAAGTCTATGACATCGAGATCGACGCGCGCGAGCACGGCATCGCGGTGCAGCTCGAGATTGCATCGGAAGCCTTCATGCGGCTCAAGGGCCGGCGTCGCGCGCTAGCGGGGCGCACCGGCTGCGGCTTGTGCGGCACCGAATCGCTGGAACAGGTGATGCGGACCCCCGCGCCGGTACACAGCACCGCGAGCTTCCATACCGACGTGATCCAGGCCGCCTTCGTCCAGCTGCAGCTGCGCCAGGCCCTGCAGCGCCATACCGGCGCGACCCACGCCGCCGCCTGGCTGCGCGCCGACGGCCATGTGTCGCTGGTGCGCGAGGACGTGGGCCGCCACAACGCGCTCGACAAGCTGGCCGGCGCGCTGGCCCGCAGTGGTGAGGACATCGCCGGCGGCGCGGTGCTGGTAACCAGCCGCGCCAGCTATGAAATGGTGCTGAAAACCGCCGCGATCGGCGCGGGCGTGCTCGCGGCCGTTTCAGCACCGACCGCGCTGGCCGTGCGGCTCGCCGAACAGGCCAATATCACGCTGGCAGGCTTCGTGCGCGCCGGCGCGCACGTGGTCTACGCCCACCCCCAACGACTGCAGCACGGCAGCACCCAGGAGAGCCTGGCATGA
- a CDS encoding formate dehydrogenase subunit delta: MKIDNLVTMANQIGSFFEAMPDREEAVSDIAGHIKRFWEPRMRRALLGHFDAEAGSGLLEIVREALGRHRAMLE; this comes from the coding sequence ATGAAGATCGACAACCTCGTCACCATGGCCAACCAGATCGGCAGCTTCTTCGAAGCCATGCCGGATCGCGAGGAAGCCGTTTCGGATATCGCCGGGCATATCAAGCGGTTCTGGGAACCGCGCATGCGCCGGGCGTTGCTGGGGCATTTCGATGCCGAGGCCGGCAGCGGGCTGCTGGAGATCGTGCGGGAGGCGCTGGGCCGGCACCGGGCCATGCTGGAGTAG
- a CDS encoding transglycosylase domain-containing protein, protein MKRLCSALLKLLLLAAIGGALLAAIAILAANRQLPSLDALTAFRNTPDYVPIERMPRALTEAVVAIEDERFYLHDGIDYVGVIRAGVANLSDELSQGASTITMQVARNFYLSREKTYTRKLYEVLLSYRIEKALSKDEILELYLNKIYLGQGAYGFADAARTYFGKRLDQLTLAECAMLAGLPKAPSANNPVANPRRARQRQVYILQRMLELGRISRGEYDGALLEPLRLR, encoded by the coding sequence ATGAAACGCCTGTGCTCCGCCCTGCTCAAGCTGCTGCTGCTCGCCGCGATCGGCGGCGCGCTGCTGGCCGCCATCGCCATCCTCGCCGCCAACCGGCAGCTGCCGTCGCTCGACGCGCTCACCGCCTTTCGCAATACGCCGGACTACGTGCCCATCGAAAGGATGCCGCGCGCGCTGACCGAGGCGGTGGTGGCGATCGAGGACGAACGCTTCTACCTGCATGACGGCATCGACTATGTCGGCGTGATCCGCGCCGGCGTAGCCAACCTGTCGGACGAACTGTCGCAGGGGGCTTCGACCATCACCATGCAGGTCGCGCGCAATTTCTACCTGTCGCGCGAGAAGACCTACACGCGCAAGCTGTACGAGGTATTGCTGTCCTACCGCATCGAAAAGGCCCTGAGCAAGGACGAGATCCTCGAGCTGTACCTGAACAAGATCTACCTGGGACAGGGCGCCTACGGCTTTGCCGATGCCGCGCGGACCTACTTCGGCAAGCGGCTGGACCAGCTGACGCTGGCCGAGTGCGCGATGCTGGCGGGCCTGCCGAAGGCACCGTCGGCGAACAACCCGGTGGCGAATCCCCGGCGCGCGCGCCAGCGGCAGGTGTATATCCTGCAACGGATGCTGGAACTGGGGCGGATTTCGCGGGGCGAGTATGACGGGGCGTTGCTGGAGCCGTTGCGGCTGCGCTGA
- a CDS encoding DASS family sodium-coupled anion symporter, which produces MPELPASQPPAPATPAVATPAGTPVPTPAPAATPRLTLHWGLFAAAAALIAVLAMPQPDGLTIAGQRMLAILAFAIVVWITEAVSYETSAIMITSLMAGLIGFAPTVNDPSVQYGTSKALGMALAGFSNTALALVAAALFISAAMTVTGLDRRIALVTLSAIGTSTRRILIGTIAVTIALSLVVPSATARSACVVPIMMGVIAAFGVDKKSNIAAGIMITVAQATSIWNVGIQTAAAQNLLTVGFMDKLLGERVTWLQWLIAGAPWAVAMSVVLYVLVRWLLPAETEAIPGGKEAVQRELSALGPMSGPQKRLAAVSLGLLLFWATEGKLHSFDTATVTFVGLVSLMLPRLGVMDWKTMQQRTPWGTLIVFGVGISLGTALLSTQAGQWLGQFVVTHSGLAAHGALLVFAILSAFLILIHLGFASATALTAALLPILISVLQTLPGDINRVGITMLLGFTVSFGFILPINAPQNMVCLGTETFNGRQFARIGIPVTIVGYAMMLLFAATYWRWLGWI; this is translated from the coding sequence ATGCCAGAACTTCCCGCCTCCCAGCCGCCCGCCCCTGCCACCCCTGCCGTGGCCACACCAGCTGGCACACCAGTGCCCACACCAGCACCCGCCGCCACACCCAGGCTGACCCTGCACTGGGGCCTGTTCGCAGCCGCCGCCGCGCTGATCGCGGTGCTGGCGATGCCGCAGCCCGACGGCCTCACCATTGCCGGCCAGCGCATGCTGGCGATCCTGGCGTTCGCCATCGTGGTGTGGATCACCGAGGCGGTGTCGTACGAAACCAGCGCCATCATGATCACCTCGCTGATGGCCGGGCTGATCGGCTTTGCGCCGACCGTGAATGACCCCTCGGTGCAATACGGCACGTCGAAGGCACTGGGCATGGCGCTGGCCGGATTCTCCAACACCGCGCTGGCGCTGGTTGCGGCGGCGCTGTTTATTTCCGCGGCGATGACAGTGACCGGACTCGACCGGCGCATCGCGCTGGTGACGCTGTCGGCAATCGGCACCAGCACGCGCCGCATCCTGATCGGCACCATCGCCGTCACCATCGCGCTGAGCCTGGTGGTGCCGAGCGCCACCGCGCGCAGCGCCTGCGTGGTGCCGATCATGATGGGCGTGATCGCAGCGTTCGGCGTCGACAAGAAGTCCAATATCGCCGCCGGCATCATGATCACGGTGGCGCAGGCCACCAGCATCTGGAACGTCGGCATCCAGACCGCCGCCGCGCAGAACCTGCTGACGGTCGGCTTCATGGACAAGCTGCTGGGCGAGCGCGTCACCTGGCTGCAATGGCTGATCGCGGGCGCGCCATGGGCGGTGGCGATGTCGGTGGTGCTCTATGTGCTGGTGCGCTGGCTGCTGCCGGCCGAGACCGAGGCCATTCCCGGCGGCAAGGAGGCGGTGCAGCGCGAGCTGTCGGCGCTCGGCCCGATGAGCGGCCCGCAGAAGCGGCTGGCCGCGGTGTCGCTGGGCCTGCTGCTGTTCTGGGCCACCGAGGGCAAGCTGCACAGCTTCGACACCGCCACCGTGACCTTCGTCGGTCTGGTGAGCCTGATGCTGCCGCGCCTCGGCGTGATGGACTGGAAGACCATGCAGCAGCGCACGCCGTGGGGCACGCTGATCGTGTTCGGGGTGGGCATCAGCCTGGGCACCGCGCTGCTGTCGACCCAGGCCGGACAGTGGCTGGGCCAGTTCGTGGTCACGCATTCGGGGCTGGCGGCGCACGGGGCGCTGCTGGTGTTTGCGATCCTGTCGGCCTTCCTGATCCTGATCCACCTGGGCTTTGCCAGCGCCACCGCGCTGACCGCGGCGCTGCTGCCGATCCTGATCTCGGTGCTGCAGACCCTGCCCGGCGACATCAACCGCGTCGGCATCACCATGCTGCTGGGCTTTACCGTCAGCTTCGGCTTTATCCTGCCGATCAACGCCCCGCAGAACATGGTGTGCCTGGGCACCGAGACCTTCAACGGGCGGCAGTTCGCGCGCATCGGCATCCCGGTCACGATCGTCGGCTACGCCATGATGCTGCTGTTCGCCGCGACCTACTGGCGCTGGCTGGGCTGGATATAG
- a CDS encoding tyrosine-protein phosphatase: MLKWLQRAACPHALAAMPPTPAATGPAPDMQDVPNLVFERISNARDLGGLVGAEGRRVRHGRLYRSGNPALASDADLQRLQALGLDMVVDFRSPGEKSPDEAAFGQRFRWQAVPVLEGSMAMDVLMPRLRASTPAQMDAFMLEVYRDFPVRYRAAFGGFMQTVQGGQTLLFHCTAGKDRTGFAALLLLAALGVGQDDILANYLESNQRNAQFNAAALAQMRGLGIDAAVMMPLLEVRASYLEASMQAIDAGWGSVGNYLRDALQVDVAQLRAHYLAD, translated from the coding sequence ATGCTCAAGTGGCTTCAACGCGCGGCATGCCCGCATGCCCTCGCGGCCATGCCGCCAACGCCGGCGGCGACCGGTCCCGCGCCGGACATGCAAGACGTGCCAAACCTGGTGTTCGAGCGCATCAGCAATGCGCGCGACCTGGGCGGACTGGTGGGCGCGGAAGGGCGCCGCGTGCGCCACGGCAGGCTCTACCGCAGCGGCAACCCGGCGCTGGCGAGCGATGCCGACCTGCAGCGGCTGCAGGCGCTGGGGCTCGACATGGTGGTGGACTTCCGCTCGCCCGGCGAGAAGTCGCCGGACGAAGCGGCCTTCGGCCAGCGCTTCCGCTGGCAGGCGGTGCCGGTGCTGGAAGGCAGCATGGCGATGGATGTGCTGATGCCGCGCCTGCGCGCCAGCACGCCGGCGCAGATGGATGCCTTCATGCTCGAGGTCTACCGCGATTTCCCGGTGCGCTATCGCGCCGCCTTCGGCGGCTTCATGCAGACCGTGCAGGGCGGCCAGACGCTGCTGTTCCACTGCACCGCGGGCAAGGACCGCACCGGCTTTGCCGCGCTGCTGCTGCTGGCGGCGCTGGGTGTGGGGCAGGACGATATCCTCGCCAACTACCTGGAATCGAACCAGCGCAACGCGCAGTTCAATGCGGCCGCGCTGGCGCAGATGCGCGGGCTTGGCATCGATGCCGCGGTGATGATGCCGCTGCTGGAAGTCCGGGCCAGCTATCTCGAGGCGTCGATGCAGGCCATCGACGCGGGCTGGGGCAGCGTCGGCAACTACCTGCGCGACGCACTGCAGGTCGACGTCGCGCAGCTGCGCGCGCACTACCTGGCCGATTGA